The Micromonospora sp. WMMD961 genome has a segment encoding these proteins:
- a CDS encoding ABC transporter ATP-binding protein has protein sequence MTQLQARGVVRAYGPTPALRGVTLDVAEGEIVAVTGPSGCGKSTLLHCLAGILRPDAGEVTWRGHRIDTLSEAARSRLRRTEFGVLFQFGQLVAELTAAENVALPLLLAGTGRREARTAAFTWLERFGVAEVADVRPGEMSGGQQQRCATARALVTEPRVLFADEPTGALDTLTGEQVLTQLVRLAREQRTAVVLVTHEPRIAAYADREVVLRDGLVDHTGLGLDVPLAGGAR, from the coding sequence GTGACGCAACTCCAGGCTCGCGGCGTGGTCCGGGCGTACGGCCCGACGCCCGCGCTGCGCGGCGTGACGCTCGACGTGGCCGAGGGCGAGATCGTCGCCGTCACCGGGCCGAGCGGCTGTGGCAAGTCGACACTGCTGCACTGCCTGGCCGGGATTCTCCGGCCGGACGCCGGCGAGGTCACCTGGCGCGGGCACCGCATCGACACTCTGTCGGAGGCGGCACGATCCCGGCTGCGGCGCACCGAGTTCGGGGTGCTGTTCCAGTTCGGTCAACTGGTGGCCGAGTTGACCGCCGCCGAGAACGTCGCTCTGCCCCTGCTCCTCGCCGGCACGGGGCGGCGAGAGGCACGGACGGCGGCGTTCACCTGGCTGGAACGGTTCGGGGTGGCCGAGGTGGCCGACGTCCGGCCGGGTGAGATGTCCGGGGGCCAGCAGCAACGCTGCGCCACGGCGCGGGCGCTGGTGACCGAGCCCCGGGTGCTCTTCGCCGACGAACCGACCGGCGCACTGGACACGCTCACCGGCGAGCAGGTCCTCACCCAACTGGTCCGGCTCGCCCGTGAGCAACGTACCGCCGTCGTGCTGGTCACCCACGAGCCGCGGATCGCCGCGTACGCCGATCGGGAGGTCGTGCTGCGCGACGGCCTGGTGGACCACACCGGCCTGGGGCTCGACGTCCCGCTGGCCGGCGGTGCCCGGTGA
- a CDS encoding FtsX-like permease family protein, translated as MRPTTLARLALAGTRTDTARVALTALSALLATLAGLTALTVLAIPTPAVTVDNPNRLSEQYHNALLAEPGLRGGTAFALLMLMIPVLALAGQCARLGAPARDRRLAAIRLAGATPGQVTRLVVLETGVAALLGTLVGLGVYLVGRDLLHRPDARGQLALPTDVLPSTGALAGVVLGLPVVAALATTLMLRTVTTSPLGVTRKAARERGPGPWAGLLIGFGVVSFAVIRPVANQLDDTGEWTWLVPLLFAAGSLAAMLGVVIGTGWISYHCGRLLRRHARRAPALLAAGRLMADPWAGSRTFAALLAALIFGGGAAAQRAYFATKDQLDREQSRLAGAGDGGANPFYLSTMDLVDGAIAVAVLIATGGLIVALVEGIVARRRAYAALVATGVPRATLSRSVAWQALAPAVPAILLALTVGTLLGRGLVAEVSAGGGSTLVCEATAALCDDPATREQYSRIVYFPEVNRAVPVPLEHLAWLGAGAVAAVLVTVGVGLLFLRASTALDELRTT; from the coding sequence GTGAGACCGACGACGCTGGCCCGCCTCGCGCTCGCCGGCACCCGCACCGACACCGCCCGGGTGGCGCTCACCGCGCTCAGCGCCCTGCTGGCGACCCTGGCCGGGCTGACGGCGCTCACAGTGTTGGCCATCCCCACCCCGGCGGTGACGGTTGACAACCCGAACAGGTTGTCGGAGCAGTACCACAACGCGCTGTTGGCGGAGCCCGGGTTGCGCGGCGGTACGGCGTTCGCACTGCTGATGCTGATGATCCCGGTGCTGGCGCTGGCCGGTCAGTGCGCCCGGCTCGGCGCACCGGCCCGGGACCGCCGGTTGGCCGCGATCCGGCTGGCCGGCGCCACACCCGGGCAGGTCACCCGGCTGGTCGTGCTGGAGACCGGCGTGGCCGCCCTGCTCGGCACACTCGTCGGGTTGGGTGTCTACCTGGTCGGCCGCGACCTGCTGCACCGGCCGGACGCGCGGGGTCAACTGGCCCTGCCCACCGACGTGCTGCCGTCGACCGGCGCGCTGGCTGGGGTGGTGCTCGGTCTGCCGGTCGTGGCGGCGCTGGCCACCACCCTGATGCTGCGTACGGTCACCACCAGCCCGCTCGGGGTGACCCGCAAGGCAGCCCGCGAACGTGGTCCAGGCCCGTGGGCCGGGCTCCTGATCGGGTTCGGCGTGGTGTCGTTCGCGGTGATCCGTCCGGTGGCCAATCAGCTCGACGACACCGGCGAGTGGACCTGGCTGGTGCCGCTGCTCTTCGCGGCGGGTTCGTTGGCGGCGATGCTCGGGGTGGTGATCGGCACCGGCTGGATCTCGTACCACTGCGGGCGGTTGTTGCGCCGGCACGCCCGCCGTGCCCCGGCGTTGCTCGCGGCGGGCCGGCTGATGGCCGATCCGTGGGCGGGCAGCCGCACGTTCGCCGCACTCCTCGCGGCGTTGATCTTCGGCGGGGGTGCGGCCGCTCAGCGCGCCTACTTCGCCACCAAGGACCAGCTCGACCGGGAGCAGAGCCGACTCGCCGGTGCGGGCGACGGTGGCGCCAACCCCTTCTACCTGTCGACGATGGATCTCGTCGACGGCGCGATCGCCGTGGCCGTCCTGATCGCGACGGGCGGGCTGATCGTCGCGCTGGTCGAGGGGATCGTCGCCCGTCGACGTGCCTACGCCGCGTTGGTCGCCACCGGGGTGCCCCGCGCCACGCTGAGTCGTTCGGTGGCCTGGCAGGCGTTGGCGCCGGCCGTGCCCGCGATCCTGCTCGCGCTCACAGTGGGCACGCTGCTCGGCCGAGGGCTCGTGGCAGAGGTGTCAGCGGGTGGCGGGTCGACGTTGGTCTGCGAGGCCACGGCGGCGCTCTGTGACGACCCTGCCACCAGGGAGCAGTACTCCCGAATCGTGTACTTCCCCGAGGTGAACCGTGCCGTTCCCGTACCCCTGGAGCACCTGGCGTGGCTCGGCGCCGGCGCCGTGGCGGCGGTGCTGGTGACGGTCGGTGTCGGCCTGCTCTTCCTGCGTGCCAGCACCGCCCTGGACGAGCTGCGGACGACCTGA
- a CDS encoding S9 family peptidase, with amino-acid sequence MTTETAPPAAKRVPSERTHHGDTVIDEYAWLAAKDDPETIAYLTAENAYTDARTVHLAELRAALFEETRQRTRETDLSVPTRKGGHWYYTRTVEGQQYGVHCRRAVRDGEIDPPVSADGAPLDGEEVLLDGNLLAEGHDFFSLGAFDVSPDGRWLAYSTDFSGDERFTLRIKDLTTGELLPDEVPDTFYGTAWSSDASVLFYVTVDDAWRPNRVWRHTVGSAAADDVVVHQEDDERFWVGVELTRSEKFILIDIHSKVTSEVLVIPAGNPTGAPAVIAPRRQGVEYAVEHHGHRFLILHNDGAEDFALAFTSADAPGDWVPVIEHTPGTRLEAVDAFANHLVVSLRTDGLTGLRVLPVGSDDSYDIDFPEPLYSVGLDANPEYRTGQVRLRYSSLVTPDSVYDYDLVTRQMVLRKQKPVLPGPDGRPYDPAEYEQHRDWALADDGTRVPISLVCRVGTPRDGSAPCELYGYGSYEASMDPWFSVARLSLLDRGVVFAVAHIRGGGELGRRWYDQGKMLAKKNTFTDFVACARHLVKAGWTASDRLVARGASAGGLLMGAVANLAPDAFTGIVAQVPFVDALTSILDPSLPLTVTEWEEWGNPLEDPEVYAYMKSYTPYENVTAVDYPAILAVTSLNDTRVLYSEPAKWIARLRAVAPGGDYLLKTEMGAGHGGPSGRYDAWREEAFINAWILDRIGRA; translated from the coding sequence GTGACCACCGAGACTGCCCCGCCCGCGGCGAAGCGGGTGCCCAGCGAGCGCACCCACCACGGCGACACCGTCATCGACGAGTACGCCTGGCTCGCCGCCAAGGACGATCCGGAGACGATCGCTTACCTGACCGCCGAGAACGCGTACACCGACGCGCGCACGGTCCACCTGGCCGAACTACGCGCCGCACTGTTCGAGGAGACCCGCCAGCGGACCCGGGAGACCGACCTGTCCGTACCGACCCGCAAGGGCGGGCACTGGTACTACACCCGGACGGTCGAGGGGCAGCAGTACGGGGTGCACTGCCGCCGCGCGGTCCGCGACGGTGAGATCGACCCGCCGGTCAGCGCCGACGGTGCCCCGCTCGACGGTGAGGAGGTGCTGCTCGACGGCAACCTGCTGGCCGAGGGGCACGACTTCTTCTCGCTGGGCGCGTTCGACGTCAGCCCGGACGGCCGCTGGCTGGCCTACTCCACCGACTTCTCCGGCGACGAACGGTTCACCCTGCGCATCAAGGACCTGACCACCGGCGAGTTGCTGCCCGACGAGGTGCCCGACACCTTCTACGGCACCGCCTGGTCGTCCGACGCGTCGGTGCTGTTCTACGTGACGGTGGACGACGCCTGGCGGCCGAACCGGGTGTGGCGGCACACCGTCGGCTCGGCCGCCGCCGACGACGTCGTGGTCCACCAGGAGGACGACGAGCGGTTCTGGGTCGGTGTGGAGCTGACCCGCTCGGAGAAGTTCATCCTGATCGACATCCACAGCAAGGTGACCAGCGAGGTGCTGGTGATCCCCGCCGGCAACCCGACCGGCGCGCCGGCCGTGATCGCGCCCCGACGCCAGGGCGTCGAGTACGCCGTGGAACACCACGGCCACCGTTTCCTGATCCTGCACAACGACGGCGCGGAGGACTTCGCGCTGGCGTTCACCTCGGCGGACGCGCCGGGCGACTGGGTGCCGGTGATCGAGCACACCCCCGGCACCCGGCTGGAGGCCGTGGACGCCTTCGCCAACCACCTGGTGGTGTCACTGCGCACCGACGGCCTCACCGGGCTGCGGGTGTTGCCGGTCGGCAGCGACGACTCCTACGACATCGACTTCCCGGAGCCGCTCTACAGCGTCGGGCTGGACGCCAACCCGGAGTACCGCACCGGACAGGTCCGCCTGCGCTACTCCTCCCTGGTCACCCCCGACTCGGTGTACGACTACGACCTGGTCACGCGGCAGATGGTGCTGCGTAAGCAGAAGCCGGTGCTGCCCGGGCCGGACGGCCGGCCGTACGACCCCGCCGAGTACGAGCAGCACCGCGACTGGGCACTCGCCGACGACGGCACCCGCGTACCGATCTCCCTGGTCTGCCGCGTCGGCACGCCCCGGGACGGCTCGGCGCCCTGCGAGCTGTACGGCTACGGCTCGTACGAGGCGAGCATGGACCCGTGGTTCTCGGTGGCCCGACTGTCCCTGCTGGACCGGGGCGTGGTCTTCGCCGTGGCACACATCCGGGGCGGTGGAGAGCTGGGCCGGCGCTGGTACGACCAGGGCAAGATGCTGGCCAAGAAGAACACCTTCACCGACTTCGTCGCCTGCGCGCGGCACCTGGTCAAGGCCGGCTGGACGGCCAGCGACCGGCTGGTGGCGCGGGGCGCCTCGGCCGGCGGCCTGCTGATGGGTGCCGTCGCCAACCTCGCGCCGGACGCCTTCACCGGGATCGTCGCGCAGGTGCCGTTCGTGGACGCGCTCACCTCGATCCTCGACCCGTCGCTGCCGCTGACCGTCACCGAGTGGGAGGAGTGGGGCAACCCACTGGAGGATCCCGAGGTGTACGCGTACATGAAGTCCTACACGCCGTACGAGAACGTCACCGCCGTGGACTACCCGGCGATCCTCGCGGTGACCAGCCTCAACGACACCCGGGTGCTCTACTCGGAGCCGGCGAAGTGGATCGCCCGGCTGCGGGCTGTCGCCCCGGGCGGTGACTACCTGCTCAAGACCGAGATGGGCGCCGGGCACGGCGGTCCGAGCGGTCGCTACGACGCCTGGCGCGAGGAGGCGTTCATCAACGCCTGGATCCTGGACCGGATCGGCCGCGCCTGA
- a CDS encoding FAD-binding oxidoreductase, protein MAAAASSLGRSGALEITRRLAAICGPPFTRPGGPADEVAGRPARWVAVPGGPHAAAEVLRLAAAHDLAVVPRGAGTKIDWGATPVQVDIMLDTGRLAGIGHEPVGALVAEVGAGTPLRAVQATLERTGQRLAMDAPSPGATLGGVLAAGEAGPLSHRHGSPCDQLLGVRYLAADGELVSAGGGAPGLDLARLLCGSQGALGVLVSASLRVQSVPASRLWVSRPVWTPLEVHDLVRTILAARLEPAAIELDLPGGAPRPRTPYPAGHPAATARERHPSMSGRAGAPSRAGSLVVLLEGGPADVTERAERLVGLLHGEATIAHSAPTWWRRYPFAPGDTALRLEVPIGDLHAAVYALRDAAGTPVPVRGSAGLGVVHAALPGALAPDRVASILTAVRGVLLARQGRCVVVSAPPAVRRAVDLWGELAGLPQLRAAKEHLDPEHRLAPGRLPGGL, encoded by the coding sequence ATGGCGGCAGCAGCGAGTTCCCTCGGCCGGTCCGGAGCCCTCGAGATCACCCGACGATTGGCGGCCATCTGCGGGCCACCGTTCACCCGGCCGGGTGGGCCGGCCGACGAGGTGGCGGGGCGGCCGGCGCGTTGGGTGGCGGTGCCGGGCGGCCCGCACGCCGCAGCCGAGGTGCTGAGGCTGGCCGCCGCGCACGACCTGGCGGTGGTGCCCCGGGGTGCCGGCACGAAGATCGACTGGGGTGCCACACCGGTGCAGGTGGACATCATGCTCGACACCGGGCGGTTGGCCGGCATCGGTCACGAGCCGGTCGGCGCGCTGGTGGCCGAGGTGGGTGCCGGCACCCCACTGCGCGCGGTGCAGGCCACCTTGGAGCGCACCGGGCAGCGGCTGGCGATGGACGCCCCGTCGCCCGGCGCGACCCTGGGCGGGGTGCTCGCGGCGGGCGAGGCGGGCCCGCTCAGCCACCGGCACGGCAGCCCGTGCGACCAGCTGCTCGGCGTCCGTTACCTCGCCGCCGACGGTGAGCTGGTGAGCGCCGGGGGTGGCGCACCCGGGCTCGACCTGGCCCGGCTGCTCTGCGGCTCCCAGGGCGCGCTCGGCGTGCTCGTCTCGGCGAGCCTGCGGGTGCAGTCGGTCCCGGCGAGCCGGCTCTGGGTGTCCCGTCCGGTGTGGACACCGTTGGAGGTGCACGACCTGGTCCGGACGATCCTCGCCGCCCGACTGGAGCCGGCGGCCATCGAGCTGGACCTGCCCGGAGGCGCGCCCCGCCCGCGCACGCCGTACCCGGCAGGGCACCCGGCCGCCACCGCCCGCGAGCGCCACCCGTCGATGTCCGGGCGGGCCGGTGCGCCGTCGAGGGCCGGCAGTCTGGTGGTGCTGTTGGAGGGCGGGCCCGCCGACGTCACCGAACGCGCCGAGCGCCTGGTCGGTCTGCTGCACGGGGAGGCGACGATCGCGCACTCCGCGCCGACGTGGTGGCGTCGCTACCCGTTCGCACCCGGCGACACGGCACTGCGCCTGGAGGTGCCGATCGGCGACCTGCACGCCGCCGTCTACGCGTTGCGTGACGCGGCCGGCACGCCGGTGCCGGTGCGCGGCTCCGCCGGGCTGGGCGTGGTGCACGCGGCGCTGCCCGGAGCGCTGGCCCCCGACCGGGTGGCGTCCATCCTGACCGCCGTCCGCGGTGTGCTGCTGGCCCGGCAGGGCCGCTGCGTCGTGGTCTCCGCTCCGCCGGCGGTCCGGCGTGCCGTCGACCTCTGGGGCGAGCTGGCCGGCCTGCCCCAACTACGGGCGGCCAAGGAGCACCTCGACCCGGAACACCGGCTCGCACCCGGGCGTCTCCCGGGCGGTCTGTGA
- a CDS encoding SpoIIE family protein phosphatase yields MSAEAGTATTGARDGAVRRVRLPADRRTPAAARAVVRSVLTESHLDELANEALLLTTELTTNAVEHARTELDIEVVADEVGLTVTVSDFAPGSGDELTVGTRNDSAEINEVSERGRGLLLVDHFASRWGTTYLPTGKGVWFRLDRPGAETSAEGIAGHSSGPTSAGPGTTADRAAPSASAMSELMQTAPDLYADDPLPDFATNLLSRVAEMVGAAGGTIRLDRGDGQGRQVLARFGRPPRPGSELLRVPLTVHRPYAGELELDAAPSAYARPLAVLTAERLSLHLENDRLRRADVRRQVWLTFLAEASELLAQSLDVDLTMALVPQLVVPRLGQWCAVHTTDEWGRLRLAAASHADESTLPQLHEVLAETGPDSIQARLREASRSASQIPLGGPMEGFAVPLIARGQRLGTLAVGRHQRHRHDPDEVAVLEDVARRAALAIENARIHAERRRVAQTLQQSLLPPVLPVVDGIGFAAEYVPTGDDAEVGGDFYDVVPLPDGRWLVVIGDVSGKGVQAAAVTGLVRDVIRVLVGDGKPLPEVLARLNETLVERGGGRYCTLALAAVGPGGGDKLDVALHLAGHDRPVLLSAAGGAGFVGTGGTALGLLDTITSPTAQIALAPGDSLIFYTDGVTERRRGRELFGTDRLRDAAAPLAGYSADVVAARLRSAAINFSVEPPRDDIAVLVLRNDAP; encoded by the coding sequence GTGTCAGCCGAGGCGGGGACGGCGACGACCGGAGCCCGGGACGGGGCGGTCCGGCGTGTGCGGCTGCCCGCAGATCGTCGTACGCCAGCCGCCGCCCGTGCCGTGGTCCGCTCGGTGTTGACCGAGTCACACCTGGACGAGCTGGCCAACGAGGCCCTGCTGCTGACCACCGAGCTGACCACGAACGCCGTTGAGCACGCCCGCACCGAGTTGGACATCGAGGTCGTCGCCGACGAGGTCGGGCTGACCGTCACCGTCTCCGACTTCGCGCCCGGCTCGGGCGACGAGCTGACCGTCGGCACCCGCAACGACTCCGCCGAGATCAACGAGGTCTCCGAGCGAGGCCGGGGCCTCCTGCTGGTGGACCACTTCGCCAGCCGCTGGGGCACGACCTACCTGCCCACCGGAAAGGGCGTCTGGTTTCGACTGGACCGCCCCGGCGCCGAGACGTCGGCCGAGGGCATCGCCGGTCACTCGTCCGGCCCGACCAGCGCCGGCCCGGGTACGACAGCGGACCGGGCCGCGCCGAGTGCCAGCGCGATGAGCGAACTCATGCAGACCGCGCCCGACCTGTACGCGGACGACCCGCTGCCCGACTTCGCCACCAACCTCCTCAGCCGGGTCGCCGAGATGGTGGGTGCGGCCGGCGGCACGATCCGGCTGGACCGGGGCGACGGGCAGGGACGCCAGGTGTTGGCCCGTTTCGGTCGACCGCCCCGCCCCGGCAGTGAGCTGCTCCGGGTGCCACTGACGGTGCACCGCCCGTACGCCGGTGAGCTGGAGTTGGACGCCGCGCCGTCGGCGTACGCCCGGCCGTTGGCGGTGCTGACCGCCGAGCGTCTGTCGCTGCACCTGGAGAACGACCGGCTGCGCCGGGCCGACGTCCGCCGGCAGGTGTGGCTGACGTTCCTTGCCGAGGCGAGTGAGCTGCTCGCCCAGTCGTTGGACGTCGACCTGACCATGGCGCTGGTGCCGCAGTTGGTGGTGCCGCGGCTCGGCCAGTGGTGCGCGGTGCACACCACCGACGAGTGGGGCCGGCTGCGGCTGGCGGCGGCCAGCCACGCCGACGAGTCGACGCTCCCGCAACTGCACGAGGTGTTGGCGGAGACCGGGCCGGACTCGATCCAGGCTCGCCTGCGCGAGGCGTCGCGCAGCGCGTCGCAGATCCCCCTGGGCGGGCCGATGGAGGGTTTCGCGGTGCCGCTGATCGCTCGCGGGCAGCGGCTCGGCACCCTGGCGGTGGGGCGGCACCAGCGGCACCGGCACGACCCGGACGAGGTGGCCGTGTTGGAGGACGTGGCCCGGCGTGCCGCGTTGGCCATCGAGAACGCCCGGATCCACGCCGAGCGCCGTCGCGTGGCGCAGACGCTCCAGCAGTCTCTGCTGCCGCCGGTGCTTCCCGTGGTGGACGGCATCGGTTTCGCCGCCGAGTACGTGCCGACCGGCGACGACGCCGAGGTGGGGGGCGACTTCTACGACGTGGTGCCGCTGCCCGACGGGCGTTGGCTGGTGGTGATCGGTGACGTGTCGGGCAAGGGTGTCCAGGCCGCCGCGGTGACCGGGTTGGTCCGGGATGTGATCCGGGTGCTGGTCGGCGACGGTAAACCGTTGCCGGAGGTGCTGGCCCGGCTCAACGAGACGCTCGTCGAGCGGGGTGGTGGGCGGTACTGCACGCTGGCGTTGGCGGCGGTCGGGCCCGGCGGCGGCGACAAACTCGACGTGGCGCTGCACCTGGCCGGGCACGACCGGCCGGTCCTGCTGTCCGCGGCGGGCGGCGCGGGGTTCGTCGGCACCGGCGGCACCGCACTCGGCCTGCTCGACACGATCACCTCACCGACGGCGCAGATCGCGCTCGCGCCCGGCGACTCACTGATCTTCTACACCGATGGCGTCACCGAGCGGCGACGGGGCCGGGAACTGTTCGGCACCGACCGCCTGCGGGACGCGGCAGCGCCCCTGGCGGGGTATTCGGCCGACGTGGTGGCCGCCCGGCTGCGCTCCGCCGCGATCAACTTCTCGGTCGAGCCGCCCCGGGACGACATCGCCGTCCTGGTGCTCCGCAACGACGCGCCCTGA